The genomic DNA GAATTTGATGAGTTATTGCAAGTTACATCGTCTTTAAGACCGCTGTCTACGCTCTTAAGAACTTACAACATTGCACTTTAATTACAACTTATTCTTCACTACTTGCTGTTTCTTCTGAGTTTGTTGTTTCAGGTTCAACAGTAAATGTGCTGATCGCATGTTTGTAAATCAAATGTTGTTTACCTTGAGAAACTAAGCTAATCATGTATTTGTCAAAGTCTTCAATAATACCTTTCATTTGAAAGCCATTTAAAAAGAACACAGTGACTTCAGTTTGTTGTGCTTTAAAGTTCTCTAGTGCTTGATCTTGGATGTTGTGGTTTGCAATCATGTTTAGAACTCCTTTTATTTATTTGGGTTGTAATCTCATCTAACATCATTTGAAGTGTCATTTTCTCTCTATCAAACCATTGAACATTTAACTTGTTCTTGAACCATGTCAATTGTCGCTTAGCATATTGTCTTGAATGTTGTTTTAAAGTTTCAACTGCGTCATCTAAAGCTAAATTCCCTTTAACAACAGGTACAAGCTC from Staphylococcus taiwanensis includes the following:
- the hfq gene encoding RNA chaperone Hfq, producing MIANHNIQDQALENFKAQQTEVTVFFLNGFQMKGIIEDFDKYMISLVSQGKQHLIYKHAISTFTVEPETTNSEETASSEE